In one Lolium rigidum isolate FL_2022 chromosome 3, APGP_CSIRO_Lrig_0.1, whole genome shotgun sequence genomic region, the following are encoded:
- the LOC124695576 gene encoding probable periplasmic serine endoprotease DegP-like gives MSSGKPLKRCSGFWIDWNEESKTGIVLTTAHLVCTSSPVNIWLGGGEYASHANVTVHLLDGTSAEGQLLYYQPHYDLAFVKVRVDQSVQVPSFHEEVMLAQEVFRLGRDNMLDLRITYGRAEYQNSTMYQRYHNMYFNCTGDAKDDKEYDNGGPVVDLDGKVVGMSNNSKRGTFIPWSILVKCVDLWKKYEYKYIPRPHLGMSFKAIKLLEPAHLDKIWRMYNIDDGLVVRKVSKGSHAEKFGFQRGDIIECINGKCISTTIELENMLASICKGSSDNLNDLNVEIHVSVRVFHTLKKHRTTGQLAANVSDLGEVIMD, from the exons ATGTCTA GTGGCAAACCTCTAAAACGGTGCTCCGGTTTTTGGATTGATTGGAATGAGGAGAGCAAAACCGGTATTGTTTTGACAACTGCACATCTGGTTTGCACAAGTTCTCCTGTCAACATCTGGTTAGGCGGAGGAGAGTATGCTTCTCATGCTAAT GTTACTGTTCATTTGCTAGACGGCACCAGTGCAGAGGGCCAGTTGCTCTACTACCAGCCACATTACGATCTTGCTTTTGTGAAGGTTAGAGTGGATCAATCCGTTCAGGTACCATCTTTCCATGAGGAAGTGATGCTTGCTCAAGAGGTCTTTCGGCTAGGAAGAGACAATATGTTAGATCTAAGGATAACATATGGTAGGGCAGAATATCAGAATTCAACAATGTATCAGCGGTATCACAACATGTACTTCAATTGTACAGGTGATGCAAAAGATGACAAGGAG TATGACAACGGGGGGCCAGTCGTTGACTTGGATGGAAAAGTTGTGGGAATGTCCAACAATAGTAAGAGAGGGACTTTTATACCTTGGTCTATTTTGGTCAAGTGTGTGGATTTATGGAAGAAATATGA GTATAAGTACATCCCCCGGCCCCACCTTGGGATGTCGTTTAAGGCCATCAAGCTCCTTGAGCCTGCTCATCTTGATAAGATATGGCGTATGTATAACATTGATGATGGTCTTGTTGTTCGCAAG GTGTCAAAAGGATCTCATGCCGAAAAATTTGGATTCCAAAGAGGTGATATTATTGAATGCATCAATGGAAAATGTATTTCTACAAcaattgag TTGGAAAATATGTTGGCGAGCATATGCAAGGGCTCCTCAGACAATCTAAATGACCTTAATGTTGAAATTCATGTTTCT GTTAGGGTGTTTCACACGCTAAAAAAGCACCGAACGACGGGACAGTTGGCTGCAAATGTATCAGATCTTGGAGAAGTTATTATGGACTGA